A single Phragmites australis chromosome 4, lpPhrAust1.1, whole genome shotgun sequence DNA region contains:
- the LOC133914102 gene encoding uncharacterized protein LOC133914102, giving the protein MGICVSCDAADEGVATARVLLPSGELREYSPPATAALALEEATGEGPWFLCDADVMGFEGSVVAVGAGEELRPGQIYFVLRAEMQRRRLTGEEVAALAVKASAALVKAAASAAPSSPCRRRRRGAVAPLVFPLPEEEYAAADVVLPVAAKPAVVQKRRVAYRGGKATRFSPDLTAIPESE; this is encoded by the coding sequence ATGGGCATCTGCGTGTCTTGCGACGCTGCGGACGAGGGTGTTGCGACGGCGAGGGTGCTGCTCCCCAGCGGCGAGCTCCGGGAGTACTCGCCGCCGGCCACGGCCGCTCTGGCACTGGAGGAGGCGACCGGCGAGGGGCCGTGGTTCCTCTGCGACGCCGACGTGATGGGTTTCGAGGGCTCCGTCGTGGCGGTTGGCGCCGGCGAGGAGCTGCGGCCGGGGCAGATCTACTTCGTGCTCCGCGCCGAGATGCAGCGCCGCCGCCTCACCGGCGAGGAGGTGGCTGCGCTCGCCGTCAAGGCCAGCGCGGCCCTCGTCAAGGCGGCTGCCTCCGCCGCGCCATCCTCcccctgccgccgccgtcgtcgcggCGCGGTGGCGCCACTAGTCTTCCCGCTCCCCGAGGAGGAGTACGCGGCGGCGGACGTGGTGTTGCCTGTCGCGGCGAAGCCGGCAGTGGTGCAGAAGCGGAGGGTCGCGTACCGCGGCGGGAAGGCGACGAGGTTCTCCCCCGACCTGACCGCCATCCCGGAGAGCGAGTAG
- the LOC133915342 gene encoding uncharacterized protein LOC133915342: MEVEALEKGHRAFAKAVKLLSSSERLKRSKSYFEDIYAKDALRSSDKTFVLPKTDDVKAKMKSDIKLEVQPGRGAQSTLRKEILQLEKHLKDQQVVRGALEKALGPDAAPVNPSPENPMPKAANELIREIAALELEVKNMEQYLLMLYRKAFEQQAPAFSPPDRREASNPSVSSRSGQLSESAMAKKPCRSREDAALRSSYPPPHKKWNDPLTDCCTSACADRAVDSDVLRCQSALSYRGVCSSKILPSEDDSLARALRSCHSQPLSFLEEGETCASGMISLAGYLGTNVADHIPETPNNLSEEMVRCMAGIYCKLADPPLVHHGSSSSPTSSFSSTSAISPQYVEDVWSPNYKRETTLDSRLINPFHVEGLKEFSGPYNTMVEVPLISRDNRRLKEVEDMLQTYKLILYRLETVDLRRMTNEEKLAFWVNIHNALLMHAYLKNGVPQNNLKKTSLLVKAFCKIAGRNINVAVIQSMVLGCNTHCPGQWLRTLLYPRIKSKVSKAGHEWRAFAVAQSEPLIRFALCSGSHSDPAVRVYTPKRLFHQLEAAKEEFIRATAGVWKEQKLLLPKLVEAYAKEVKLSPQGLVDMVQRYLPESMRMAVQRCQQQGGRSSSKVVEWVPYNPSFRYLLARDLAFHHLN; this comes from the exons ATGGAGGTGGAGGCACTGGAGAAGGGGCACAGAGCTTTTGCCAAGGCAGTGAAGCTTCTCAGTTCTTCAGAACGGCTCAAGCGATCCAAGAG TTATTTTGAGGATATATATGCTAAAGATGCTTTGCGCTCTTCAGACAAAACATTTGTTCTACCTAAGACG GATGATGTAAAAGCTAAGATGAAAAGTGATATCAAATTAGAAGTGCAACCTGGGAGGGGAGCACAAAGCACCTTGAGAAAAGAG ATTCTGCAACTAGAGAAGCACCTCAAGGATCAGCAGGTTGTGCGTGGCGCCCTGGAAAAAGCCTTGGGGCCTGACGCTGCTCCAGTTAATCCGTCACCTGAGAATCCAATGCCAAAG gCCGCAAATGAACTGATACGGGAGATTGCCGCATTGGAGCTAGAGGTCAAGAACATGGAGCAGTATCTCCTTATGCTGTACCGGAAAGCGTTTGAGCAGCAAGCACCAGCATTTTCGCCTCCTGATCGCCGGGAAGCATCAAATCCGTCTGTGAGCTCGCGGTCTGGGCAGCTCAGTGAATCGGCCATGGCTAAGAAGCCTTGCAGGAGTAGAGAGGATGCAGCACTCAGGTCCAGCTACCCGCCGCCCCATAAGAAGTGGAATGATCCGTTGACAGATTGCTGTACATCTGCTTGCGCTGATAGAGCCGTTGATTCTGATGTCCTCCGCTGCCAGTCTGCGCTGTCGTACCGCGGAGTTTGTTCATCCAAGATATTGCCTTCAGAGGATGATAGTCTTGCGAGGGCTCTTCGCTCGTGCCATTCACAACCTCTTTCATTCCTAGAG GAAGGAGAGACTTGTGCATCAGGAATGATAAGCTTGGCGGGGTATCTGGGGACTAATGTAGCTGACCACATCCCCGAAACTCCGAATAACTTGTCAGAGGAGATGGTGAGATGCATGGCCGGGATATACTGCAAACTTGCAGATCCTCCCTTGGTTCACCACGGctcctcttcttcgccgacgtCGTCATTCTCCTCAACAAGTGCAATCTCTCCACAGTATGTGGAGGACGTGTGGAGTCCCAACTACAAGCGAGAGACTACTCTGGACTCCCGTTTGATAAACCCGTTCCATGTTGAGGGTTTGAAGGAGTTCAGTGGACCGTACAATACAATGGTTGAGGTTCCATTGATCAGCCGTGATAATCGGAGGCTGAAAGAAGTTGAGGACATGCTCCAGacttacaa GTTGATTTTGTACCGGTTGGAAACCGTTGATCTGAGGAGAATGACAAATGAAGAAAAGCTAGCATTCTGGGTCAACATACACAACGCCCTGCTaatgcat GCTTATCTGAAGAATGGCGTCCCGCAGAACAATCTGAAGAAGACATCACTGCTTGTTAAG GCCTTCTGCAAAATCGCTGGACGCAACATCAACGTAGCTGTGATCCAGAGCATGGTTCTTGGATGCAACACACATTGTCCCGGACAG TGGCTACGGACTCTGCTTTACCCAAGgatcaaaagcaaagtgagcaaAGCGGGGCACGAGTGGCGAGCCTTTGCCGTTGCACAATCAGAGCCTCTTATACGCTTTGCTCTTTGTTCAGGGAGCCATTCTGATCCCGCG GTGAGGGTGTACACTCCGAAGAGGCTGTTCCACCAGCTGGAGGCCGCCAAGGAGGAGTTCATCCGGGCGACGGCCGGCGTCTGGAAAGAGCAGAAGCTGCTGCTCCCGAAGCTCGTCGAGGCGTACGCCAAGGAAGTGAAGCTCTCGCCGCAGGGCCTCGTCGACATGGTCCAGCGCTACCTCCCGGAGAGCATGAGGATGGCCGTGCAGAGGTGCCagcagcagggtggcaggtcGTCGAGCAAGGTCGTGGAGTGGGTGCCGTACAACCCGAGCTTCCGTTACCTGCTGGCCCGGGACCTCGCGTTTCATCACCTCAACTGA